The genome window ATACTCGACTGTGACCTGTGACTTAGCATCAGGAAGGAGATAGGGGAGTGTTTTGTTGATACGGTAAAGGTTGAGAGTGCTCAAAATTTTATTAGCAAATGACAAAGGCAAAGGCATAAGTTCCGGTGTTTCATCAGAGGCATAGCCATACATTAACCCTTGGTCGCCGGCCCCCAATTCTTTAAATTCACTCTCGTCTACACCGAGGGCAATGTCCGGAGATTGCCTATTTAGCGTAGCTAAAATTCCGCAAGTCCTATAATCAAACCCAAGTTTTGGATCATCATAGCCTATGCCCTTGATGATAGAGCGTACTACGTCTTGATAAGAAATAGTTGCATTTGTTGTTATTTCTCCTGCAAGAAGCACAAGCCCTTTAGTCACTAGTGTTTCGCAAGCAACTTTTGAATAAGGATCTTGCTCAAGGCAAGCATCTAAGATGCCGTCAGAAATTTGATCGGCAATTTTATCCGGATGTCCTTGAGAAACAGATTCTGAGGTATAAAGATAATGGCTCATAGTGATTGCCTATTGTAAAGGAGATAAGATTTCGATGGTATAGCAAAAAAAGTTTTTTCTGATAGTCTAAAACTTAAAAATAGGGAAGCCTTAATGGCCTGGTTTGTTTGCTCAGTTTTTTTCTTGTTTGGCAGTTTTTCAGCATCGCCTGGGGGTACGCTGCCTGTTTCTTTTGTAGAGTTGACCAAAGATCCAGATGTGGCAAAGCAATGGCATGAAAAGCCAGTTCTTCTCCGTGGATTCCTCTACCAAGATAAGCAAGGGCAGTGGATATTAGCTTCTGAACCTAATCTTAAAAGTTGCTGTGTTGGCTCAGAATCTAAGCGCACTCATCAAATTTTTGTGCAACCGAAAGGCGCTTTTAAAACAACTCCTAAATCAGCAGTGACATTAAAGGGGGAATTCACCGTTGATCCTCAGAATCGTTACAACTATGTATTAAAAAATGCCTATTTAACGGAGGGTAATGCCAACCTTCTGCATATGCTAATAGTAGGGTTTGTTCTGATAGGCGTCTTTTTTATTCTTTACGTCGTAAAATACTGTCTTGCTCTTTTCTCAACTCACTGACTCATGCACTTTGAAAGGGAAAGCAATAGAAACTTTTTCCATTCCATCCTGGAAGAATTTTTGGCCAAGGAGTTGGAATTTTTCAGGGTTATCTGTCACAAAAAATTGGCCTGGTTGAGGACAATTTAGGGGCGTTTCTAGTTGACATTCCTGAAGAGTTTGCTTGACTCTTTCAGCACAAGTCGAGGCCGAATCTACAATGGCGATTTCAGGGCCTAAAAAATCCTGAATCTGTTCTTGTAGAATTGGATAGTGGGTGCAACCAAGCAGAAGCGTATCGATAGGGTGTGCTTTTAATGGTGCCAAATACTCCTCGATGAGCATTTGGGCTACTTGATGATGATGGAATCCCTCTTCAACTAGCGGGACAAATAAAGGACAGGCAATGGAAACAACTTTAGCCTGCGGATTTAGCTCTTGTATTTTCCTTTCATAGGCTTTGGATCGAATGGTCCCTTTTGTCCCTATAACA of Chlamydiales bacterium STE3 contains these proteins:
- a CDS encoding Uncharacterized protein (Product derived from UniProtKB/Trembl:D6YTP0), whose protein sequence is MAWFVCSVFFLFGSFSASPGGTLPVSFVELTKDPDVAKQWHEKPVLLRGFLYQDKQGQWILASEPNLKSCCVGSESKRTHQIFVQPKGAFKTTPKSAVTLKGEFTVDPQNRYNYVLKNAYLTEGNANLLHMLIVGFVLIGVFFILYVVKYCLALFSTH
- a CDS encoding Glutamate racemase (Product derived from UniProtKB/Swiss-Prot:Q39Y84;Gene name derived from UniProtKB/Swiss-Prot:Q39Y84;EC number derived from UniProtKB/Swiss-Prot:Q39Y84) is translated as MNSKRTQAIGVFDSGLGGLTVMQQIARVLPNEKIIYLGDTARLPYGEKSPETIIRYTIENAIFLMEQNIKVFVIACNTATAFALSKIQNIFNIPVIGVVTPGAEQALKVTKNHHIGVIGTKGTIRSKAYERKIQELNPQAKVVSIACPLFVPLVEEGFHHHQVAQMLIEEYLAPLKAHPIDTLLLGCTHYPILQEQIQDFLGPEIAIVDSASTCAERVKQTLQECQLETPLNCPQPGQFFVTDNPEKFQLLGQKFFQDGMEKVSIAFPFKVHESVS